A segment of the Gemmatimonadota bacterium genome:
GGGCCGGCCTGCCGGCTGGGGATTGCAGCTCATGGAGCGCTACGACGCGGAACGCTACCATCAGCCCTCCGACGAGTTCGACGCCGGCGCCGACCTGGGCGGCGCCATCCAGCAAGCGCGCCTCGCCTTCCTGGTCGGTTACGACGTCGCCCAGGCCAGGAACGGTCCCGAGTGGTACGACGGCTCGGAATTCAAGGCGGTCCGGGACCGCTCCCTGCGCCGGCGCGCCCGCTAGCTCAACGCGCCAAAGACTCGGTCTTCTCAGAGTCCGGTGGGGAGATCCAGGAACTCCCAGGGCAGGCCGAAGCGGGCCGCCAGGTGGGCCGCCAGCGCGCGGACGCCCCACACCTCGGTGGCGTAGTGACCGGCGTAATACACATTGATCCCACCCTCGACCGCGTCAAAGTAGGTGTGGTGCGGCCCCTCGCCCGTAATGTACGCGTCCAGACCCGCGGCGATGGCGTCACCAATCAGACTGCCGCCCGCACCCGTCACCACTCCCACGCGCGTGATCCACTCGGGGCCACCCGCGATCAGCCGAACCCGCCCGCCGTGCAGCTCCTCCAGCCTGGCCGCCAGCGCGTCCCGCGTCAGCTCGAGGTTCCCCCAAACGCCCACCGCCACGCCTCGCTCCTGCGCAAAAGCCCCTTCCAGCTCGATCCCCAGCTCCCGCGCCAGCACTGCGTTGTTGCCGACCTCGGGATGCAGATCCAGGGGGAGGTGAGAGCTGTAGACGGCTATGTCATGCTGCAGCAACGGATTCACGCGACGGTAGCGCCGCCCCGTGAGCGGGCGGTTGCCGTCCCAGAAAAGACCGTGGTGCACCAGGAGCAGGTCGCACCCCCGCTCTGCCGCAGCCTGCACCGCCGCCTCACTGGCATCTACCGCGGCGGCCACGCGCGTCACTGCGCCCCGGTTCTCAACCTGCAGCCCGTTCAGCGCTTCCGGCCAGTCCGGGACTTCCCGCGTCCGCAGGTATTCGTCCAGGTAGGCAACCAGCTCGTGAAGGCGCATCCCTAACCTGCGGCGGGGGCCGGCCTTCCCACCTCCGCGCTCCCATATGCAGCCTTTGCCTTTGGCGGCGGAGCTTTCGTTTCGCCGGTATGCACGCTGCCGTTCACACGCCCACCTTCATCCAGCTTGATGCGCCGCGCGCGAATCTCCCCCTCGATCACGCAGGTCGCCTGCATCTCGAGCCGGCTCTCCGCAATGATGGTCCCCACCACCTTGCCGCCGATCACTGCGTCTTGAGTCGTGATGTCGCCGTTGACCACTCCGTCCCTTCCCACTACCACCGCCTTCCCCGCCCGCACCGTACCGTCTACCGTCCCTTCGATGCGGAGAGTGCCTTCCGTCTCACAGTCACCGGTTACCCGCATTCCCGGGCCGATGATCGAGATCACGCTCTCCCGCGGCGCCTGCGGCGCTACCTGCTCTTTGGCCATTTGTGGGGCACCCGTCTGGGGGTCTTTCTTTCCGAATAGCACTGGGTTTCTTACGGCTGGCGTACGAGGCTCAGCGGATCGACCGCCTGGCCATCTTTCCGGATCTCGAAGTGAAGATGAGGTGCAGTGGACCGCCCCGTTGACCCGCTCAGCGCGATCACCTCGTTCCGCTCCACTCTGCGCCCCGCGCTGACGAACAGGGCCGACGCATGGCCGTACATGCTCTCGTAGCCGTTGCCATGATCGATCAGAACGTAATAGCCGTAAACGTCGTCGCGCCCCGCATCCTTCACCACGCCGGGCCCCGCCGCCCGGATGTATGAGTCCTGGGACACGGCGATGTCCAGGCCAGGGTGGCGCGCTCGGTCGCCGCCGGTCAATTCCCGAGTGATGTACCCCGGCTGCGTCAGCGGCCAGCTCGTGGGGCGCGCCGCCGCACCGCCCGATTCCGCACCCCGCCCCTCTTCTTCTCGCCGCAAGGGTGGAAGCCAGGTGTCGGCGCTCTTGCCGGCGGCATCGGCGCCCAGGAGCTGCCGCACCCGCTCGTACTGCGCCTCGACCTCGGCCAGGGTACGCGCCAGCTCCGCCACCTGCGCACGCTCGCCGCGCAGCCGGGTCAGCTCCCGCTCCAGCCCCGGCACACGGGCAGCTTGGGCCGCGACGTACCACCACAGCGAGACAATGACCACGAAGGTAGCCAGCAGCACGCCGCCGCCGAAAAGCAGGAACTTGAGATGGCGATAGGAGATCTCGAACGTGCGCGTCTCGAGGTCACCGTGGGGGACCAGAATCAACGTGAGTCGTTTATCCTCCATACCTCGCCCCTCTTCGCCCGGAACACCGCGCAGCTCGCTCCCGGAGCCTGGTGGTCGAATCGACAAATACGGCGGCATTCGACACCGTACGTGTGAACTCGACCACTACGAGGTGACCTCCAGCACCGACCTGCGGGTCAGCAGTTCATAGAGCCGCTCGAAATCCTCAGGGCCGGAAAACGGAATCTCGAT
Coding sequences within it:
- a CDS encoding Nif3-like dinuclear metal center hexameric protein — translated: MRLHELVAYLDEYLRTREVPDWPEALNGLQVENRGAVTRVAAAVDASEAAVQAAAERGCDLLLVHHGLFWDGNRPLTGRRYRRVNPLLQHDIAVYSSHLPLDLHPEVGNNAVLARELGIELEGAFAQERGVAVGVWGNLELTRDALAARLEELHGGRVRLIAGGPEWITRVGVVTGAGGSLIGDAIAAGLDAYITGEGPHHTYFDAVEGGINVYYAGHYATEVWGVRALAAHLAARFGLPWEFLDLPTGL
- a CDS encoding polymer-forming cytoskeletal protein, encoding MAKEQVAPQAPRESVISIIGPGMRVTGDCETEGTLRIEGTVDGTVRAGKAVVVGRDGVVNGDITTQDAVIGGKVVGTIIAESRLEMQATCVIEGEIRARRIKLDEGGRVNGSVHTGETKAPPPKAKAAYGSAEVGRPAPAAG
- a CDS encoding M23 family metallopeptidase is translated as MEDKRLTLILVPHGDLETRTFEISYRHLKFLLFGGGVLLATFVVIVSLWWYVAAQAARVPGLERELTRLRGERAQVAELARTLAEVEAQYERVRQLLGADAAGKSADTWLPPLRREEEGRGAESGGAAARPTSWPLTQPGYITRELTGGDRARHPGLDIAVSQDSYIRAAGPGVVKDAGRDDVYGYYVLIDHGNGYESMYGHASALFVSAGRRVERNEVIALSGSTGRSTAPHLHFEIRKDGQAVDPLSLVRQP